In a genomic window of Pseudomonas putida:
- a CDS encoding acetyl-CoA hydrolase/transferase family protein, producing MYRDRIRLPSLLDKVMSAADAAALIEDGMTVGMSGFTRAGEAKAVPQALAERAKVTPLKISLMTGASLGNDLDKQLTEAGVLSRRMPFQVDSTLRKAINAGEVMFIDQHLSETVEQLRNQQLKLPDIAVIEAVAITEQGHIVPTTSVGNSASFAIFAKHVIVEINMAHNPNLEGLHDIYIPTYRPTRTPIPLVKVDDRIGSTAIPIPAEKIVAIVVTNQADSPSTVLAPDAETQAIADHLIDFFKQEVAAGRMTNKLGPLQAGIGTIANSVMCGLIDSPFEDLTMYSEVLQDSTFDLIDAGKLSFASGSSITLSSRRNADVFGNLERYKDKLVLRPQEISNHPEVVRRLGIIGINTALEFDIYGNVNSTHVCGTRMMNGIGGSGDFARNAHLSVFVTKSIAKGGAISSVVPMVSHVDHTEHDVDILVTEVGLADLRGLAPRERARVIIDKCVHPDYRQALNDYFTAACAVGGHTPHILRDALSWHINLEETGKMLKK from the coding sequence ATGTACCGTGACCGTATTCGCCTGCCTTCGTTGTTGGACAAAGTGATGAGTGCTGCCGACGCTGCCGCTCTGATTGAGGACGGCATGACCGTCGGCATGAGTGGCTTTACCCGCGCCGGCGAAGCCAAGGCCGTCCCTCAGGCGCTGGCCGAGCGCGCCAAGGTCACGCCACTGAAGATCAGCCTGATGACAGGCGCAAGCCTGGGCAATGACCTCGACAAGCAGTTGACCGAAGCCGGCGTGCTGTCGCGACGCATGCCGTTCCAGGTCGACAGCACATTGCGCAAGGCGATCAACGCCGGCGAAGTGATGTTCATCGATCAACACCTCTCGGAAACCGTCGAGCAACTGCGCAACCAGCAATTGAAGCTGCCGGACATCGCGGTCATCGAAGCCGTGGCCATCACCGAGCAAGGTCATATCGTGCCAACCACTTCCGTGGGCAACTCGGCCAGCTTCGCGATTTTCGCCAAGCACGTGATCGTCGAGATCAACATGGCGCACAACCCGAACCTGGAAGGTCTGCACGACATCTATATCCCGACCTACCGCCCGACCCGCACGCCGATTCCGCTGGTCAAGGTCGACGACCGCATTGGCAGTACCGCCATCCCGATTCCAGCGGAAAAAATCGTCGCCATCGTGGTTACCAACCAGGCTGACTCACCATCCACCGTTCTGGCACCGGACGCCGAGACCCAAGCCATTGCCGACCACCTGATCGACTTTTTCAAACAGGAAGTGGCGGCGGGTCGCATGACCAATAAACTCGGCCCGCTGCAGGCCGGCATCGGCACCATCGCCAACTCGGTGATGTGCGGCCTGATCGACTCGCCGTTCGAAGATCTGACGATGTATTCCGAGGTGCTGCAGGATTCGACCTTCGACCTGATCGACGCAGGAAAGCTGAGCTTTGCTTCGGGCAGCTCGATCACCCTGTCGAGCCGGCGCAATGCCGACGTGTTCGGCAATCTGGAGCGCTACAAGGACAAACTGGTCCTGCGCCCACAAGAGATCTCCAACCACCCGGAAGTCGTGCGACGCCTCGGCATCATCGGCATCAACACGGCACTGGAGTTTGATATCTACGGCAACGTCAACTCCACCCACGTCTGCGGCACGCGGATGATGAACGGCATCGGCGGCTCGGGCGACTTTGCGCGCAACGCGCACCTGTCGGTATTTGTGACCAAGTCGATTGCCAAGGGCGGCGCGATCTCCAGCGTGGTGCCGATGGTCAGTCATGTTGACCATACCGAACATGATGTCGACATCCTCGTGACCGAAGTGGGCCTGGCCGACTTGCGAGGCCTTGCACCCCGGGAGCGGGCCCGAGTCATTATCGACAAATGCGTGCACCCGGATTACCGCCAGGCGCTGAACGATTACTTCACCGCCGCTTGCGCCGTCGGCGGACACACCCCACACATCCTGCGTGACGCCCTTAGCTGGCACATCAACCTGGAAGAAACCGGGAAAATGCTGAAGAAGTAA
- a CDS encoding CaiB/BaiF CoA transferase family protein: MGALSHLRVLDLSRVLAGPWSGQILADLGAEVIKVERPGNGDDTRAWGPPFLKDAYGENTSEAAYYLSANRNKQSVTIDFTRPEGQKLVRDLAAKSDILIENFKVGGLAAYGLDYESLKAINPDLIYCSITGFGQTGPYAKRAGYDFMIQGLGGLMSLTGRPEGDEGAGPVKVGVALTDILTGLYSTVAILAALAHRNQVGGGQHIDMALLDVQVACLANQAMNYLTTGNPPKRLGNAHPNIVPYQDFPTADGDFILTVGNDGQFRKFAEVAGQPQWADDPRFATNKLRVANRAVLIPLIRQATVFKTTAEWVAQLEQAGVPCGPINDLAQMFADPQVKARGLAIELPHALAGAVPQVASPIRLSETPVEYRRAPPLLGEHTLEVLQRVLGLEAGVVAAFKESGVL, translated from the coding sequence ATGGGCGCGCTTTCGCATCTACGGGTACTGGATTTATCGCGGGTGCTGGCCGGGCCTTGGTCTGGGCAGATTCTCGCGGACCTTGGCGCTGAGGTGATCAAGGTCGAGCGTCCGGGCAATGGCGATGACACGCGCGCCTGGGGGCCGCCTTTCCTTAAGGACGCCTATGGCGAGAACACCAGCGAGGCCGCCTATTACCTGTCGGCCAATCGCAACAAGCAATCGGTGACCATCGACTTCACGCGTCCGGAAGGGCAGAAGCTGGTGCGCGACCTGGCGGCCAAGTCGGACATTCTGATCGAGAACTTCAAGGTCGGTGGGCTGGCGGCTTATGGGCTGGATTACGAATCGCTGAAGGCGATCAATCCGGATCTGATCTATTGCTCGATCACCGGGTTTGGTCAAACCGGTCCTTACGCCAAGCGTGCGGGTTATGACTTCATGATCCAGGGGCTGGGCGGCCTCATGAGCCTGACGGGGCGACCTGAAGGGGATGAGGGGGCGGGGCCGGTGAAGGTCGGCGTGGCGCTGACCGACATTTTGACGGGGCTCTACTCGACCGTGGCGATCCTGGCAGCGCTTGCGCATCGTAATCAGGTCGGCGGAGGGCAGCACATTGATATGGCATTGCTGGATGTGCAGGTGGCATGTCTGGCTAACCAGGCGATGAACTACCTGACAACGGGCAACCCTCCCAAGCGTTTGGGCAATGCTCATCCGAATATCGTGCCTTACCAGGATTTTCCTACGGCGGATGGCGACTTCATCCTTACCGTGGGTAATGACGGGCAGTTCCGCAAGTTCGCGGAAGTCGCCGGGCAGCCTCAGTGGGCGGATGATCCACGGTTTGCGACCAACAAGCTGCGGGTGGCGAATCGGGCGGTGCTTATTCCGCTGATCCGTCAGGCGACGGTATTCAAGACCACTGCCGAGTGGGTGGCGCAGCTGGAGCAGGCGGGTGTGCCTTGCGGTCCTATCAATGACCTGGCGCAGATGTTTGCGGATCCTCAGGTCAAGGCGCGTGGTTTGGCAATCGAGTTGCCACATGCCTTGGCGGGGGCGGTACCTCAGGTGGCGAGTCCGATTCGGTTGTCCGAGACGCCGGTGGAGTATCGTCGCGCGCCTCCTTTGCTGGGTGAGCATACGCTGGAGGTTCTGCAGCGAGTGCTGGGGCTAGAGGCTGGTGTCGTGGCTGCGTTTAAAGAGTCCGGCGTTCTCTGA
- a CDS encoding NAD(P) transhydrogenase subunit alpha, which yields MEDMLISHGIYNLIIFVLAIYVGYHVVWNVTPALHTPLMAVTNAISAIVIVGAMLAAALTVTPLGKTMGTLAVALAAVNVFGGFLVTRRMLEMFKKKAAPAKDPAAKAEAVKAEVQQA from the coding sequence ATGGAAGACATGCTGATCTCTCACGGTATCTACAACCTGATCATCTTCGTGCTGGCTATCTATGTCGGCTACCACGTGGTCTGGAACGTGACCCCTGCGCTGCACACCCCACTGATGGCGGTCACCAACGCCATCTCCGCCATCGTGATCGTCGGCGCCATGCTCGCCGCCGCGCTCACCGTGACCCCACTGGGCAAAACCATGGGCACCCTGGCCGTGGCACTGGCCGCGGTCAACGTGTTCGGTGGCTTCCTGGTTACCCGGCGCATGCTGGAAATGTTCAAGAAGAAAGCAGCTCCAGCAAAGGATCCTGCAGCCAAGGCCGAAGCAGTCAAGGCTGAGGTGCAGCAAGCATGA
- a CDS encoding NAD(P)(+) transhydrogenase (Re/Si-specific) subunit beta → MSMNLVTSLYLIASVCFIQALKGLSHPTTSRRGNLFGMLGMGLAILTTVGLIYKLGAELAHDGIVYVIVGLLIGGTAGSIMAKRVEMTKMPELVAFMHSMIGLAAVFIAVAAVVEPQSLGIVQQLGDAIPAGNRLELFLGAAIGAITFSGSVIAFGKLAGKYKFRLFQGAPVQFGGQHKLNLLLGLATLALGVTFMLTGDYVAFGLMLALAFVLGVLIIIPIGGADMPVVVSMLNSYSGWAAAGIGFSLNNSMLIIAGSLVGSSGAILSYIMCKAMNRSFFNVLLGGFGNTADAGGPAGAKEARPVKSGSADDATFLLTNADTVIIVPGYGLAVARAQHALKELTEKLTHHGVTVKYAIHPVAGRMPGHMNVLLAEAEVPYDQVFEMDDINSEFGQADVVLVLGANDVVNPAAKNDPKSPIAGMPILEAFKAKTIIVNKRSMASGYAGLDNELFYLDKTMMVFGDAKKVIEDMVKAVE, encoded by the coding sequence ATGAGCATGAACCTTGTTACTTCCCTGTATTTGATCGCCTCGGTCTGCTTCATCCAGGCGCTCAAGGGCCTCTCGCACCCCACCACATCGCGTCGCGGCAACCTGTTCGGCATGCTCGGCATGGGCCTGGCGATCCTCACCACGGTCGGCCTGATCTACAAGCTCGGCGCCGAACTGGCTCACGACGGCATCGTCTACGTGATCGTCGGCCTGCTGATCGGCGGTACCGCCGGTTCGATCATGGCCAAGCGCGTTGAAATGACCAAGATGCCCGAACTGGTCGCCTTCATGCACAGCATGATCGGCCTGGCGGCAGTGTTCATTGCCGTGGCTGCCGTGGTCGAGCCGCAATCGCTGGGCATCGTCCAGCAATTGGGTGACGCCATCCCGGCCGGTAACCGCCTGGAACTGTTCCTCGGCGCCGCCATCGGTGCAATCACCTTCTCCGGCTCGGTCATCGCCTTCGGCAAACTGGCTGGCAAGTACAAGTTCCGCCTGTTCCAGGGCGCACCGGTACAGTTCGGCGGCCAGCACAAGCTGAACCTGCTGCTGGGCCTGGCCACGCTGGCACTGGGCGTGACCTTCATGCTCACCGGCGACTACGTTGCTTTCGGCCTGATGCTGGCGCTGGCCTTCGTGCTCGGCGTGCTGATCATCATCCCGATTGGCGGCGCCGACATGCCGGTCGTGGTATCGATGCTCAACAGCTATTCCGGCTGGGCAGCAGCGGGTATCGGCTTCTCGCTGAACAACTCGATGCTGATCATTGCCGGTTCGCTGGTGGGTTCGTCCGGTGCGATCCTCTCGTACATCATGTGCAAGGCGATGAACCGTTCCTTCTTTAATGTACTGCTCGGCGGTTTCGGCAATACGGCCGACGCGGGTGGCCCTGCAGGCGCGAAAGAAGCCCGTCCGGTGAAATCCGGTTCGGCTGACGACGCGACCTTCCTGCTGACCAACGCCGACACCGTGATCATCGTTCCGGGCTATGGCCTGGCGGTAGCACGGGCACAGCATGCGCTGAAGGAACTGACCGAGAAGCTGACCCATCACGGCGTGACCGTGAAGTACGCGATCCACCCGGTTGCCGGTCGTATGCCTGGCCACATGAACGTCCTGCTGGCCGAGGCCGAAGTGCCTTACGACCAGGTGTTCGAGATGGACGACATCAACTCCGAGTTCGGCCAGGCCGACGTGGTGCTGGTGCTCGGCGCCAACGACGTGGTCAACCCAGCCGCCAAGAACGATCCGAAATCGCCGATTGCCGGCATGCCGATTCTCGAAGCGTTCAAGGCCAAGACCATCATCGTCAACAAGCGCTCGATGGCCAGCGGCTATGCCGGCCTGGACAACGAACTGTTCTACCTGGACAAGACCATGATGGTGTTCGGCGACGCTAAAAAGGTCATCGAAGACATGGTTAAAGCCGTCGAGTAA
- a CDS encoding Re/Si-specific NAD(P)(+) transhydrogenase subunit alpha, translating into MHIGVPLETQTGETRVAATPETIKKLISQGHKVTVQSGAGINASVVDSAYEAAGAKIGNANDAFGAELILKVVAPSDNELALIKSGTVVVGMLNPFSNETIAKMAECGITAFALEAAPRTSRAQSLDVLSSQANIAGYKAVLLAAHYYPRFMPMLMTAAGTVKAARVLILGAGVAGLQAIATAKRLGAVIEASDVRPAVKEQIESLGAKFVDVPYETDEERECAVGVGGYARPMPASWMQRQAVAVHERAKQADIVITTALIPGRKAPTLLSAETVAQMKPGSVVIDLAAAQGGNCPLTVADQVVVENGVTIVGPTNLAASVGADASALYARNLLDFMKLLFDKDGQLVINLEDDIVAACLMCRDGQIVRKNG; encoded by the coding sequence GTGCACATTGGTGTTCCTCTCGAGACCCAGACGGGTGAAACACGGGTTGCTGCTACCCCGGAAACCATTAAGAAGCTGATCAGCCAGGGCCATAAGGTCACTGTACAAAGCGGCGCCGGCATCAATGCCAGCGTTGTCGACAGTGCCTATGAAGCGGCAGGTGCAAAAATTGGCAACGCCAACGATGCGTTTGGCGCCGAGCTGATACTCAAAGTGGTCGCACCCAGCGACAACGAACTGGCGCTGATCAAAAGCGGCACCGTTGTAGTGGGCATGCTCAACCCGTTCAGCAATGAAACCATCGCCAAAATGGCCGAATGCGGCATTACCGCGTTTGCCCTGGAAGCGGCGCCACGTACCTCCCGCGCCCAAAGCCTGGACGTACTGTCTTCCCAAGCCAACATCGCCGGCTATAAAGCTGTGTTGCTGGCCGCTCACTACTACCCTCGCTTCATGCCGATGCTGATGACTGCCGCGGGCACCGTGAAAGCGGCGCGCGTGCTGATCCTCGGCGCGGGCGTGGCTGGCTTGCAGGCGATTGCTACGGCGAAACGCCTGGGTGCAGTGATCGAGGCGTCCGACGTACGTCCTGCGGTCAAGGAGCAAATCGAATCCCTCGGCGCCAAGTTCGTCGACGTGCCTTACGAAACCGACGAAGAGCGTGAATGCGCCGTCGGTGTCGGCGGTTACGCACGACCGATGCCGGCGAGCTGGATGCAGCGCCAGGCCGTGGCCGTCCATGAGCGCGCCAAGCAGGCCGACATCGTCATTACCACCGCCCTGATTCCGGGCCGCAAGGCGCCGACGCTATTGAGCGCCGAAACCGTGGCGCAGATGAAACCGGGTTCGGTGGTCATCGACCTGGCCGCAGCCCAGGGCGGCAACTGCCCGCTGACCGTGGCGGACCAGGTGGTCGTCGAGAATGGCGTGACCATTGTCGGCCCGACCAATCTCGCGGCCTCTGTCGGCGCCGACGCCTCGGCGCTGTATGCCCGCAACCTGCTGGACTTCATGAAACTGTTGTTCGATAAAGATGGACAACTGGTGATCAACCTTGAAGACGATATCGTCGCCGCGTGCCTGATGTGCCGCGACGGCCAGATCGTGCGCAAGAACGGCTGA
- a CDS encoding LysR family transcriptional regulator → MRRKIPSTTALISFEAAARHESFTKAAQELSLTQGAICRQIASLEEFLSVELFRRSRRGVKLTEAGLSYSRRVATQLDAVERDTLSVMGQQGTNVIELAVVPTFGTQWLLPRLKDFQQKHPEVTVNLTNRTRPFLFADTDFDAAIYFGDADWSGTESHRLMGEHPLPVCSPNLLGKNNQLTAEEIAELPLLQQTTRPYAWRHWFNSQRLNVPRDMTGPRYELFSMLAQAAMHDMGIALIPPFLIQRELADKRLVIANPQALSSIKAYYLMIPERKVESASLRAFRDWLVHQAHSYSTEE, encoded by the coding sequence ATGCGCAGAAAGATTCCCAGCACAACCGCCCTGATCAGCTTTGAGGCCGCCGCACGCCACGAGAGCTTTACCAAGGCAGCGCAGGAACTCTCACTCACCCAGGGCGCGATTTGCCGACAGATCGCCAGCCTTGAGGAATTTCTCAGTGTTGAGTTGTTCCGACGCTCACGGCGCGGAGTGAAACTGACGGAGGCCGGCCTCTCCTACAGCCGCCGGGTGGCAACCCAGCTCGATGCGGTCGAACGAGACACCCTGTCGGTGATGGGCCAACAAGGCACCAATGTGATCGAACTGGCTGTGGTTCCAACCTTCGGCACCCAATGGCTATTGCCCCGACTTAAGGACTTCCAGCAAAAACACCCGGAGGTAACGGTCAACCTGACCAACCGCACACGCCCCTTCCTGTTCGCCGATACTGACTTCGACGCAGCGATTTATTTCGGCGATGCTGACTGGTCAGGTACGGAATCCCATCGCCTGATGGGCGAACATCCACTTCCCGTTTGCAGTCCCAATCTGCTGGGAAAAAACAACCAACTGACTGCCGAGGAAATCGCTGAACTGCCCCTCCTGCAACAGACCACTCGCCCCTATGCCTGGCGACACTGGTTTAACTCTCAGCGACTGAATGTCCCGCGAGACATGACAGGACCACGCTACGAGCTATTCTCCATGCTGGCTCAGGCGGCCATGCACGACATGGGTATCGCCCTGATTCCACCGTTTCTGATTCAGCGTGAATTGGCCGACAAACGCCTGGTGATCGCCAACCCCCAGGCACTGTCCAGCATCAAGGCGTATTACCTGATGATTCCCGAGCGAAAGGTCGAATCGGCCTCTTTGCGGGCTTTTCGGGATTGGCTGGTCCATCAGGCGCACAGCTACAGCACAGAAGAATAA
- a CDS encoding acyl-CoA dehydrogenase, whose protein sequence is MAGKASFNWIDPLLLDQQLTEEERMIRDTAAQFAQQSLAPRILEAFRHEKTDPAIFREMGEVGLLGATIPEQYGGSGLNYVSYGLIAREVERIDSGYRSMMSVQSSLVMVPINEFGTEAQKQKYLPKLASGEWIGCFGLTEPNHGSDPGAMITRARKVEGGYSLTGSKMWITNSPIADVFVVWGKDDAGDIRGFVLEKGWKGLSAPAIHGKVGLRASITGEIVMDNVFVPEENIFPDVRGLKGPFTCLNSARYGISWGALGAAEFCWHTARQYTLDRQQFGRPLAATQLIQKKLADMQTEITMALQGCLRLGRMKDEGTAAVEITSMMKRNSCGKSLDIARMARDMLGGNGISDEFGVARHLVNLEVVNTYEGTHDVHALILGRAQTGIQAFY, encoded by the coding sequence ATGGCCGGTAAAGCAAGCTTCAACTGGATCGATCCCCTGCTGCTGGATCAACAGCTCACCGAAGAAGAGCGCATGATCCGCGACACCGCCGCTCAGTTCGCTCAGCAGAGCCTCGCGCCACGCATTCTCGAAGCGTTCCGTCATGAAAAGACCGACCCGGCGATCTTCCGCGAAATGGGCGAAGTGGGTCTGTTGGGCGCGACCATTCCGGAGCAGTACGGCGGCAGCGGCCTGAACTATGTCAGCTACGGCCTGATCGCCCGTGAAGTCGAGCGTATCGACTCCGGCTACCGTTCGATGATGAGCGTACAGTCCTCGCTGGTGATGGTGCCGATCAATGAGTTCGGTACCGAAGCGCAGAAGCAGAAATACCTGCCAAAACTGGCCTCGGGTGAGTGGATTGGCTGCTTCGGTCTGACCGAGCCTAACCACGGTTCCGACCCGGGCGCGATGATTACTCGTGCACGCAAGGTAGAAGGCGGCTACAGCCTGACCGGCAGCAAGATGTGGATTACCAACAGCCCGATCGCCGATGTGTTCGTGGTCTGGGGCAAGGACGATGCAGGCGATATTCGTGGCTTCGTTCTGGAGAAAGGCTGGAAAGGCCTGAGCGCTCCTGCGATTCACGGCAAGGTCGGCCTGCGTGCATCGATCACCGGCGAGATCGTCATGGACAACGTGTTTGTTCCGGAAGAGAACATCTTCCCGGATGTCCGTGGCTTGAAAGGTCCATTCACTTGCCTCAACTCCGCACGCTACGGTATTTCCTGGGGTGCCCTGGGAGCTGCCGAGTTCTGCTGGCACACCGCTCGCCAATACACCCTGGATCGTCAGCAGTTCGGTCGCCCATTGGCTGCGACTCAGCTGATCCAGAAGAAGCTGGCCGATATGCAGACCGAAATCACCATGGCACTGCAAGGCTGCCTGCGTCTGGGTCGTATGAAGGATGAAGGTACCGCGGCGGTCGAAATCACTTCGATGATGAAGCGCAACTCCTGCGGCAAGTCGCTGGATATCGCGCGCATGGCTCGCGACATGCTGGGCGGCAACGGTATTTCGGACGAGTTCGGCGTTGCTCGCCATCTGGTCAACCTGGAAGTTGTGAACACCTATGAAGGTACGCATGACGTCCACGCGCTGATCCTCGGTCGCGCGCAGACTGGCATCCAGGCGTTCTATTAA